In Arcobacter sp. LA11, one DNA window encodes the following:
- a CDS encoding FAD-dependent oxidoreductase has protein sequence MDTKHYEVIIVGGGISGSALFYELARYTDAKSICMLEKYEDLATLNSKGTSNSQTIHVGDIETNYTLEKAHVTKRTAKMIEKFCLQRGLQDKIMFAHQKMALGVGEKEVEFIKNRYHEFKELFPYLELWDKEKIREVEPKLVYADKEQTKDRPEPIVAMGTQSEYTTVDFGAMTKELAKAAQEEEKVTDIFFNAEVEDIEKIGDKYKLTTTSGSVFTADFVVVNAGAHSLFLAHKMGYGKHMGSLSMAGSFYITSGEFLNGKVYMVQNPKLPFAALHGDPDILCDGKTRFGPTALALPVLERYKGLKSLGQCLKTMNIDGNILKIFWDLLKDSEIRNYVFKNFLFEIPGINKGLFVQDARKIVPSLSVEDIEYAKGFGGVRPQVLDKDKQKLMLGEASINPGGGILFNMTPSPGATSCLGNAERDIAVVAEHLNLTFDTEKFLSELTDKE, from the coding sequence ATGGATACAAAACATTATGAAGTAATTATAGTTGGTGGTGGAATTTCAGGTTCAGCACTTTTCTATGAATTAGCTAGATACACTGATGCAAAAAGCATCTGTATGCTAGAAAAATATGAGGATTTAGCTACGCTAAATTCTAAGGGAACTAGTAACTCTCAAACTATTCACGTAGGGGATATTGAGACTAATTATACTTTAGAAAAAGCTCATGTTACAAAAAGAACTGCAAAAATGATTGAAAAGTTTTGTTTACAAAGAGGTTTACAAGATAAGATTATGTTTGCTCATCAAAAAATGGCTTTGGGTGTTGGTGAAAAAGAAGTAGAATTTATTAAAAATAGATATCATGAATTTAAAGAGTTATTCCCTTATTTAGAATTATGGGACAAAGAAAAAATTAGAGAAGTTGAACCTAAATTGGTTTATGCAGATAAAGAACAAACTAAAGATAGACCAGAACCAATTGTTGCAATGGGTACACAAAGTGAATATACAACAGTAGATTTTGGAGCTATGACTAAAGAATTAGCAAAAGCTGCACAAGAAGAAGAAAAAGTAACAGATATATTCTTTAATGCTGAAGTAGAAGATATAGAAAAAATTGGTGATAAATATAAATTAACAACAACAAGTGGTTCTGTTTTTACTGCTGATTTTGTTGTAGTAAATGCAGGTGCTCACTCATTATTTTTAGCACATAAAATGGGATATGGAAAACATATGGGTTCTTTATCTATGGCTGGATCATTCTATATTACTAGTGGTGAATTCTTAAATGGAAAAGTTTACATGGTACAAAATCCAAAACTTCCTTTTGCTGCACTACATGGTGACCCTGATATTTTATGTGATGGAAAAACTAGATTTGGACCAACTGCATTAGCTCTTCCTGTATTAGAAAGATATAAAGGACTTAAATCACTTGGACAATGTCTAAAAACAATGAATATTGATGGAAATATTCTTAAAATCTTCTGGGACTTATTAAAAGATAGTGAAATTAGAAACTATGTATTTAAAAACTTCTTATTTGAAATTCCAGGGATAAACAAAGGTTTATTTGTACAAGATGCAAGAAAAATTGTTCCTTCATTAAGTGTTGAAGACATTGAATATGCAAAAGGATTTGGAGGAGTAAGACCTCAAGTACTTGATAAAGATAAACAAAAATTAATGTTAGGTGAAGCTTCAATTAATCCAGGTGGTGGAATATTATTTAACATGACTCCATCTCCAGGTGCAACATCTTGTTTAGGTAATGCAGAAAGAGATATTGCAGTAGTTGCTGAACATTTAAATTTAACATTTGATACAGAAAAATTCTTAAGTGAATTAACTGATAAAGAATAA
- a CDS encoding CinA family protein: protein MYDFIFNEEEMILFQNQLRNHKKTITSAESCTGGLIASMITEISGSSDIFNGSIVTYSNNIKTQELEVKKSTLLEHGAVSIEVVEEMLTGVIKKFNADLAIAVSGIAGPNGGTKSKPVGTVVIGIKGKNIGQNIEICTFDGTRKEVQIQAAKYSLKKISKFFQKTLDKS from the coding sequence ATGTATGATTTTATATTTAATGAAGAAGAGATGATTTTGTTTCAAAATCAACTTAGAAATCATAAAAAAACTATTACTAGTGCTGAAAGTTGTACAGGAGGATTAATTGCCTCAATGATAACTGAAATTTCTGGTTCATCAGATATATTTAATGGTTCAATAGTTACTTATTCAAATAATATAAAAACACAAGAGTTAGAAGTTAAAAAAAGTACTTTATTAGAACATGGTGCCGTTAGTATCGAAGTTGTAGAAGAAATGCTAACAGGAGTAATTAAAAAGTTCAATGCTGATTTAGCAATTGCAGTTAGTGGAATTGCTGGACCAAATGGTGGAACAAAAAGTAAACCAGTTGGAACAGTTGTAATTGGAATAAAAGGTAAAAATATAGGTCAAAATATAGAGATTTGCACCTTTGATGGAACACGAAAAGAAGTTCAAATTCAAGCGGCAAAATACTCTTTGAAAAAAATTTCAAAATTTTTTCAAAAAACCCTTGACAAATCATGA
- a CDS encoding cache domain-containing protein encodes MIKAKSLYHLILYSIVFIVILTSSFTFIIIENAFDEFQEKIDIIKTDFSTKQKDLIKADIKKTLKFIEYYHQKFKDTKTEREIQNELLNSIEEMRDKKDINDYIFIYEFDGTSIYYPVSDKNIGKNLYEFTDLTGKRVIKEVIDISQKKDGGYVQYIWYKPEIKKEALKISYALSYKPWNWTIGTGVYLDDIDKVVKEKRLEYDEKISNYILQILSLTIMLVLYSIFIYKNATILIVNDVKEIGKYLKETQKTDTRINQNRLIFGEFKVIANFAYDAMHNIKDK; translated from the coding sequence ATGATTAAAGCTAAATCTTTATACCATCTAATCTTATATAGTATTGTTTTTATTGTTATATTAACCTCTTCATTTACTTTTATTATCATAGAAAATGCTTTTGATGAATTCCAAGAAAAAATTGATATTATAAAAACTGACTTCTCAACAAAACAGAAAGATTTAATCAAAGCAGATATAAAAAAGACTTTAAAGTTTATAGAATATTATCATCAAAAATTTAAAGATACAAAAACAGAACGTGAGATACAAAATGAACTGTTAAATTCAATTGAAGAAATGAGAGATAAAAAAGATATAAATGATTATATCTTTATATATGAATTTGATGGAACTTCAATATATTATCCAGTATCTGACAAAAATATAGGAAAGAACCTTTATGAATTTACAGATCTTACAGGCAAAAGAGTAATAAAAGAAGTAATAGATATCTCCCAAAAAAAAGATGGTGGTTATGTTCAATATATTTGGTATAAACCCGAAATAAAAAAAGAAGCTTTAAAAATATCATATGCATTATCATATAAACCATGGAATTGGACTATAGGAACAGGAGTATATTTAGATGATATAGATAAAGTTGTAAAAGAGAAGAGATTAGAATATGATGAAAAAATCTCAAATTATATTCTTCAAATACTATCTTTAACTATAATGTTAGTACTTTATTCAATCTTTATTTATAAAAATGCAACTATATTAATTGTGAATGATGTAAAAGAAATTGGTAAATATTTAAAAGAAACACAAAAAACTGATACAAGAATTAATCAAAATAGATTAATCTTTGGTGAATTTAAAGTAATTGCTAACTTTGCGTATGATGCAATGCATAATATAAAAGATAAAAA